In the Oryzias latipes chromosome 9, ASM223467v1 genome, one interval contains:
- the gucd1 gene encoding protein GUCD1 — MTEDAILLSVPVIRQLYHWDCGLACSRMVLKYLHPLSDEEFQRACWELKLTESVWTIDLAYLMSHLGIKHCFYTQTLGVDKGFKNQSFYKKHFDTEEDRVNELFLKAESKGVIVRKCSVTVQQIQSHLEQGHVAIVLVNAVILTCELCSSPVKYCCFLPVGQKCFCRKPEYQGHFVVLCGFNKTAGSIFYNNPAYSDRVCCTSVSNFEEARQSYGTDEDILFIYKES; from the exons ATGACAG AGGATGCCATCCTGCTGAGTGTTCCTGTCATCCGGCAGCTCTACCACTGGGACTGTGGCTTAGCCTGCTCCAGAATGGTCCTAAA GTACCTCCACCCTTTGAGTGATGAGGAGTTTCAGAGAGCATGCTGGGAACTGAAGCTCACAGAGAGCGTGTGGACCATTGACCTGGCCTACCTCATGAGCCATCTAGGAATCAAACACTGCTTCTACACACAGACTCTTGGAGTGGATAAAGGCTTTAAAAACCAG TCCTtttataaaaagcattttgacacAGAGGAAGACCGAGTGAACGAACTCTTCCTAAAGGCGGAAAGCAAAGGTGTGATTGTCAGGAAGTG TTCAGTGACGGTTCAGCAGATCCAGTCGCACCTGGAGCAGGGCCACGTCGCCATAGTGCTGGTCAACGCCGTGATCCTGACCTGTGAGCTGTGCTCCTCTCCTGTCAAGTACTGCTGCTTCCTGCCCGTGGGCCAGAAGTGTTTCTGCAGGAAGCCGGAGTACCAGGGTCACTTTGTGGTTTTATGTGGTTTCAACAAGACAGCTGGCAGCATCTTTTACAACAACCCTGCTTATTCTGACC GTGTGTGCTGCACCAGTGTCAGTAACTTCGAGGAGGCCCGGCAGAGCTATGGAACAGACGAGGACATCCTCTTCATCTACAAGGAGAGTTGA
- the p2rx4 gene encoding P2X purinoceptor 4 isoform X1, translating to MSKAAGCRGFLHHVFDYETAKTLVIPHFGVGIVFRFTQLLVVLYVVGYVCVVQKGYQETDSVISTVTTKVKGFAYTNTSDMDPRMWDVADYVIPPQGDSSFFILTNLVVTPEQTQSHCPELPNPSTVCKDDCDCIEGYNDPRRNGIRTGLCENFSTTVKTCEVFSWCPLEVDTRLPKKALLAAAENFTVLIKNSITYPKFNFHGRNILPHVNSSYLAHCEFNRLTDPDCPIFRLKRIISEAEADFQEMAVKVSKESQWKTTQILLTCSCVVCLKGGILGILIDWSCDLDWWAGKCLPKYSFHRLDNQNQGNDVAPGYNFRFAKFYKRADGVEERTLIKAYGIRFEVIVFGTAGKFGIVPAIVNLGAALSFLSLVPIVADWVMLTCMRKRDLYTKQKVTYLVESPDSEPVSMGTTYGTQ from the exons ATGAGCAAAGCTGCAGGCTGCCGGGGCTTTCTGCACCATGTCTTCGACTACGAAACCGCCAAAACTCTTGTTATTCCTCACTTTGGTGTGGGAATCGTCTTCAGGTTCACTCAGCTCCTGGTGGTGCTGTATGTGGTGGG gtatgtgtgtgtggtgcaGAAGGGATACCAGGAGACGGACTCTGTCATCAGCACCGTCACCACCAAAGTAAAGGGCTTTGCCTACACCAACACATCTGATATGGACCCACGCATGTGGGACGTTGCAGATTATGTAATCCCGCCTCAG GGTGATAGCTCGTTTTTCATCTTGACCAACTTGGTTGTGACCCCTGAACAAACTCAGTCCCACTGTCCCGAG CTTCCAAACCCATCAACTGTATGCAAAGACGACTGCGATTGCATTGAAGGTTACAATGATCCCCGCAGAAACG gcATCCGGACGGGACTGTGTGAGAACTTTTCCACCACTGTCAAGACGTGTGAAGTGTTCTCATGGTGTCCACTTGAAGTGGACACAAGGCTGCCGAA AAAGGCACTGCTGGCTGCGGCAGAGAACTTCACAGTGCTGATAAAAAACAGCATCACATACCCTAAGTTCAACTTTCACGG AAGAAACATCCTGCCTCATGTTAACTCCTCGTATCTGGCACACTGTGAGTTCAACCGTTTAACCGACCCTGATTGCCCCATATTCCGCCTCAAACGCATCATTTCCGAGGCGGAAGCAGACTTTCAAGAGATGGCAGTGAAGGTAAGTAAGGAATCTCAAtggaaaaccacacagattttgctaacatgttcttgcgttGTTTGCTTAAAGGGTGGCATCCTGGGAATTCTTATCGACTGGAGCTGCGACCTCGACTGGTGGGCCGGCAAGTGTCTTCCCAAATACAGCTTCCACCGGCTGGACAACCAAAACCAGGGTAACGATGTGGCCCCAGGTTACAACTTCAG ATTTGCAAAGTTCTACAAAAGAGCAGACGGGGTGGAGGAAAGAACGTTAATCAAGGCATATGGAATCCGCTTCGAGGTCATTGTGTTCGGCACG GCAGGGAAGTTTGGAATTGTTCCAGCGATAGTGAATCTGGGTGCAGCTTTATCATTTCTAAGTTtg GTGCCCATTGTTGCAGACTGGGTTATGTTAACATGCATGAGAAAGAGGGATCTCTACACCAAACAGAAAGTAACATATCTGGTTGAAAGTCCTGACAGTGAACCT GTTTCAATGGGGACCACCTATGGCACCCAATGA
- the p2rx4 gene encoding P2X purinoceptor 4 isoform X2, with amino-acid sequence MSKAAGCRGFLHHVFDYETAKTLVIPHFGVGIVFRFTQLLVVLYVVGYVCVVQKGYQETDSVISTVTTKVKGFAYTNTSDMDPRMWDVADYVIPPQGDSSFFILTNLVVTPEQTQSHCPELPNPSTVCKDDCDCIEGYNDPRRNGIRTGLCENFSTTVKTCEVFSWCPLEVDTRLPKKALLAAAENFTVLIKNSITYPKFNFHGRNILPHVNSSYLAHCEFNRLTDPDCPIFRLKRIISEAEADFQEMAVKGGILGILIDWSCDLDWWAGKCLPKYSFHRLDNQNQGNDVAPGYNFRFAKFYKRADGVEERTLIKAYGIRFEVIVFGTAGKFGIVPAIVNLGAALSFLSLVPIVADWVMLTCMRKRDLYTKQKVTYLVESPDSEPVSMGTTYGTQ; translated from the exons ATGAGCAAAGCTGCAGGCTGCCGGGGCTTTCTGCACCATGTCTTCGACTACGAAACCGCCAAAACTCTTGTTATTCCTCACTTTGGTGTGGGAATCGTCTTCAGGTTCACTCAGCTCCTGGTGGTGCTGTATGTGGTGGG gtatgtgtgtgtggtgcaGAAGGGATACCAGGAGACGGACTCTGTCATCAGCACCGTCACCACCAAAGTAAAGGGCTTTGCCTACACCAACACATCTGATATGGACCCACGCATGTGGGACGTTGCAGATTATGTAATCCCGCCTCAG GGTGATAGCTCGTTTTTCATCTTGACCAACTTGGTTGTGACCCCTGAACAAACTCAGTCCCACTGTCCCGAG CTTCCAAACCCATCAACTGTATGCAAAGACGACTGCGATTGCATTGAAGGTTACAATGATCCCCGCAGAAACG gcATCCGGACGGGACTGTGTGAGAACTTTTCCACCACTGTCAAGACGTGTGAAGTGTTCTCATGGTGTCCACTTGAAGTGGACACAAGGCTGCCGAA AAAGGCACTGCTGGCTGCGGCAGAGAACTTCACAGTGCTGATAAAAAACAGCATCACATACCCTAAGTTCAACTTTCACGG AAGAAACATCCTGCCTCATGTTAACTCCTCGTATCTGGCACACTGTGAGTTCAACCGTTTAACCGACCCTGATTGCCCCATATTCCGCCTCAAACGCATCATTTCCGAGGCGGAAGCAGACTTTCAAGAGATGGCAGTGAAG GGTGGCATCCTGGGAATTCTTATCGACTGGAGCTGCGACCTCGACTGGTGGGCCGGCAAGTGTCTTCCCAAATACAGCTTCCACCGGCTGGACAACCAAAACCAGGGTAACGATGTGGCCCCAGGTTACAACTTCAG ATTTGCAAAGTTCTACAAAAGAGCAGACGGGGTGGAGGAAAGAACGTTAATCAAGGCATATGGAATCCGCTTCGAGGTCATTGTGTTCGGCACG GCAGGGAAGTTTGGAATTGTTCCAGCGATAGTGAATCTGGGTGCAGCTTTATCATTTCTAAGTTtg GTGCCCATTGTTGCAGACTGGGTTATGTTAACATGCATGAGAAAGAGGGATCTCTACACCAAACAGAAAGTAACATATCTGGTTGAAAGTCCTGACAGTGAACCT GTTTCAATGGGGACCACCTATGGCACCCAATGA